Genomic segment of Streptosporangium sp. NBC_01755:
CACGATGGTGGTGAGCTCGGGGCGTGGCAACTGGAGCTCATCGCGGAGAACACGCGTGCTCGAGGCATGTCCGGGCAGGTGACGGTGAGTCATGCGTTCGCTCTCGGAGACGTCGGCGTCGCGCGACAGCATGAGCTCGCCGAGCAGTTGGCGGACAGCGGCGTGGGCATCGCCACGGTCGCGCCCGGAGGACACGCCATGATCCCGATCAAGCTCCTCAGCGAGCACGGCGTACGGGTGTGCTGTGGCAACGACGGAGTGCGCGACCTCTGGGGGCCCTTCGGTACCGGGAGCATGCTGGAGCGCGCGATGCTCGTCGCCTACAGGTGCGGCTTCCGCCGCGATGAGGATCTCGAGCTCTGCCTGGACATCGCCACGCGGGGAGGGGCTCGGGTACTGGGTATCGAATCCGGATACGGTCTCGCCAAGGGCGACCGAGCCGACTTCCTCGTGGCCCGGGCGCAGTCAGCCGCGGAGGCGGTGTCGAGGCCGGAACGTCCGCTGCTGGTGGTGAAGGCAGGTCGTGTTGTCGCCCGACAGGATGGTGTCGAGGCCACTCCAGCGGCTCGTCATCGCGAGGAGAGTCGTCGATGACGATGACCACGCTTGCGGCCGCGAACATGAAGGTGACGCGTGACAAGCAGGCCAACCTCGAGAAGATCAGTGAGCTGATCGCCGAGGCCGGCAGCCGCGGGGTGGACTTCCTGGTCTTCCCCGAGGCATCTCTCCAGGGGTACGTGGACTTCGCTATCCCGCGTGGAACAGCGGCGCAGGCGGATCAGACCAAGCGCCTCCTCGAGGCCGCGGAGACGATTCCCGGGCCCGCGACCGAGGCGCTCGGCGAGCTGGCCGCACGACATGACATGTTCGTGCAGTTCGGACTCATCGAGGCTGGTCGCTACGGCAGCGTGCTGTACAACTCGGTGGCCATCGTCGGTCCCGGTGGTGTCGTGCACTCCTTCCGCAAGATGCACAACAAGCCCGAGTACCCCTACATGAAACCGGGGCACCGATCCGACGTGACGATGGCGGGTGATACCCGGGTAGGCAGTCTGATCTGCGCCGACCTGCTATTTCCCGAACTGAGCCGGCTGTACGCATTGCAGGGCGCCGAGTTGTTGCTCTATTCCACCGCATGGCCCACCAGGATGGGAGAATCGCAGGGGACCGGCGAATACATGGACCTGTGCGCCCGATCCACGGCCTTCTTCAACCAGACCTGGATGGTGGTGTCGAATCATTGTGAACAGGGGGCCTACTCGGAGCGCCTCGACTATTACGGGGGGAGCCAGATCGTCGACCCCCGGGGAACGGTCGTTGCTCGGGCCGAGGTGGACGAGTGCCTGGTGGTGCACACCGCGGACCTCGCCGAGGAGATATCGGCGGCGCGGACCCACAGCGGCATAGGACAGAGCT
This window contains:
- a CDS encoding carbon-nitrogen hydrolase family protein; the protein is MTMTTLAAANMKVTRDKQANLEKISELIAEAGSRGVDFLVFPEASLQGYVDFAIPRGTAAQADQTKRLLEAAETIPGPATEALGELAARHDMFVQFGLIEAGRYGSVLYNSVAIVGPGGVVHSFRKMHNKPEYPYMKPGHRSDVTMAGDTRVGSLICADLLFPELSRLYALQGAELLLYSTAWPTRMGESQGTGEYMDLCARSTAFFNQTWMVVSNHCEQGAYSERLDYYGGSQIVDPRGTVVARAEVDECLVVHTADLAEEISAARTHSGIGQSFLDDRRPECYALLAEDLDARLPSVGVASPDAVNSKLEEL